The following proteins are co-located in the Triplophysa dalaica isolate WHDGS20190420 chromosome 2, ASM1584641v1, whole genome shotgun sequence genome:
- the myo15ab gene encoding LOW QUALITY PROTEIN: unconventional myosin-XV (The sequence of the model RefSeq protein was modified relative to this genomic sequence to represent the inferred CDS: inserted 1 base in 1 codon), translated as MASPRLSNALQNPQLRGASYVSPLQRPGSPYGPEVAQFGEIPEQPSLSAPYVYEMDGFEQIPGQSASPLLSSAIHNPQLRGATYRSPLQRPHSPYTQVLAGSDYIEEPVSGPILSSALQNPNVRNASYRSHLRRRRSSVPPGYGPTGSPVLSTALQNQNIRNASYQAPGMVSPYAPVPGYGQDPRKSPVLSYALHNPQIQGATYQLSDGAVLYGNQVLNANSSPVLANAIGNSQLRNASYRLPSGSMMGMDPRQQQSFSPNLSNALQNQNIRRASYRLPDGTIMYPDSHLQQPSSPNLSNALQNQNLRNATYRLPDGTLMYPDSHLQQPSSPNLSNALQNPNLRNATYRLPDGSIVTAPNQQRQTSPNLSRALQNDNIRKASYRLPDGTIIMTDQPIEPTSPNLANALQNPNLRNATYRLPDGTLITADYGQSKSTSPNLAGALQNQQMRSARYRLPDGSVIHGPGYQDVKSPNLSRALQNQNIRSATYRLPDGSIISADANYKPSNPTLLSALNNDNLKNVSYRLPDGSVISQALYKPSSPNLSNALQNDNLRRANYQLPEGSYLSADPRRHITSPNLSQALLNQNLRQAKYRLPDGSALTQGFDVPTSPYLTDALKNPNLRKASYQLPSSISTHMTSSGQVVIGPDGRYTVVSPQRKGPGGPEEHWAHNAREGQTAEDVWASEKVLPQDTVQNLIKWSIYRDEKMMEFLTPPPTGHRPGETDLQWVPDREGEPIGRWYDKMYSIRSLPTVRYREKRAGDGAEDMTQMEELTEAAVLINLKIRFDQVSIYTYIGSILVSINPYQLFNIYGTDVVLQYEGHGLGDNPPHLFAIANIAYTTMMDLKQNQCIIISGESGSGKTEATKLVLRYLTAIHHTRNITQQIEILEATPLLESFGNAKTVRNDNSSRFGKFVEIFMEEGIISGAITSQYLLEKSRIVFQAKDERNYHIFYEMLAGLPTHLKRAFYLQEAETYFYLNQGGNCVIIGKDDGDDFRRLQSAMDILNFSLEDQGSIFRVLSSILHLGNVFFYRVESEVQETAGVVSTQEIRAVADLLQISPEGLQKAITFKVTEAMREKIYTPLTVESAVDARDAVAKILYSLLFHWLTERINGRVYPRNEALSISLLDIYGFESLTFNSFEQLCINFANETLQFFFTKIIFKQEQEEYIREQISWKELMFTDNQACIDLIATKPHGILRILDDQSCFPQATDHTFLQKCHYHHGESPLYSRPKMPLPEFTVNHYAGRVTYQVQKFLDKNYDQVRQEVLELFMQSQNRMVSNLFIKHAEMLNQQKGAMNRSSTITRRYQPSTVAAKFQQSLQELLDKMERCNPFFVRCIKPNNNKEPGIFDPELVATQLRYSGILDTIRIRKEGYPIRVPFHKFLNRYKGLLGMKKPPPPDGDNCVIMLMKLSPVNKGDYQVGVSKLFLKEDVYQLLESKRDRMMHVAALTLQRYVRMYLTRKKFLKFRQDMTYLQARCQGYLLRRRFLRMRFHLIKFRSPVRLITNRRRYIRDHLLMARRAEDERRRIELERISREVVNVSQLVIPAELGGLLKATAAGRERHSNCLALVQAHRIQADPQLTLPLDINNHLMTKYIRTHFRELQFGMLTAPLENSLTRLEDDLKHDALDVFILILRFMGDPNLNGAQENLFGNYIIQRGLSTPPIRDEILAQIANQVWRNENTRNAERGWLLMAACLSSFAPSEKMEKYLLKFVSDYALNGFKALCQHKLLQAMQKSKLVPDASRTYPPSLLEWTVNRKKACVVLQVYCFDGVSFLCPVHSWTNGENIAGDVLQHRGVSSESRWGWSVLMKEPGQWVELEGHDYVLDLVCDLELLADFPKQKSYFIISTEDPNKARPNASISLFGSGFDDEEGPLSYANRTSAVATNSLPISESHYTQDSEASFDTSHKGMDRYLDSLFDPVLSDGAGDLDASVLSGRMKGGGGVGGDGAQETARPPFSAALQPGAVRVLPPMPVTPVMPGSVAPPPVQDQQQAVLAQQQQTIINQQAVIMAQQMTMQAMTMVTTPVSSPPMSPFTSPPTSPPPTPYSTLPPSPYPAIPPSPYANFPPSPYADLPLSAYTSPPMSPYPVVASTTVNTTPGDSQGQRDTPQKSSAQTTQSQKNTATSSNGSLGKKQAPAAPIKLDNRPAKKHAPVALTGPMRTAPAPATEVVKYSVSNSEHIVPSHNIKDIIKQYQTPFPEPVPEKPRRDGKAFAKKLNPHDEAIHILKTQIDNPSPPQRKASIPAAPVPRDGGLRPSKSTKKKAPEPPLPLPPPVSRDLPVESESIQTQLHRSSSEEHYTYTNVPWRMYLRKEVFYPKDTWNHPVVLDLIFKQIVNDTFTEACVRITKDERQKMKSLLAQYNIEPNIDVQDESVKKTVISAARESWEIYFSRLFPASGSVGTGVQVLAVSHSGIKLLKTVKSSTVAPDYFRVLRLYSYTDILFVTIPSQNMLEFNLMNEKLILFSAKAPQIKLMIDLFISHLKKDSEYVVAERNFITDDRALLSFHKGDIIRLQAMDGLEEGQRYGCVVKKKVIYLEELKRDTPDFGWRFGAVQGRSGAFPMDCVLPVAAPDFLNLPAERRDEPRDRQGRVAASGAVALAVGSIAAAHELDPSLELDSDGFGDFGSSDVEGNILLDSQYNMVEFARKYFRTSNGSKSDSFRDKSTKSKATKDPAEMVKFSKHPIVESLVDFTDPNMNRVASDIFLAIMKFMGDHPLRGQSEQFVVCTILKLTGEFGLMKDEAFCQVLKQITANTSSKPDSCQKGWRLLYILTAFYRCSEVLKPFLLKFLRDVCKSPEVLFHGIAKACEQNLRKTFQFGGRSVYPSNMELKAVMAGRSSKRQLFLFPGGTERHLKIKTCTVALDVIEELCYEMVLQRIEAMDEYTIFVVTNRGQNVRPLNKREYILDIATEAEQIDSNYSFWFRRVIWAQPLKFDNELCVTMHFNQVLPDYLKSLLNVVPQGKISDQQFHQYAKLAALQHRAKESLYTPTIHEISEYISVEIFGRQGPQQWMQMVAQHVQAVQSLNPHQARSQFLGLVCAFPMFGSSFFYIQSSSNSVISAPCXLAVNQNGLHFLHKDTHEVRVKFPLRVIQSAQTQRPSTGSSYPYVDILIGDLANHRVTQLQLEQGLELCRVIAMHIENMLSVREKRLTLPPSEITML; from the exons ATGGCATCCCCACGTTTGTCAAATGCCCTACAAAATCCTCAGCTTCGAGGTGCTTCTTATGTATCCCCGTTGCAAAGGCCAGGCTCACCTTATGGTCCAGAAGTGGCACAATTTGGTGAAATCCCTGAACAGCCATCCCTCTCTGCCCCCTATGTTTATGAAATGGATGGATTTGAACAAATTCCGGGTCAGTCAGCTTCACCTTTGCTGTCCAGTGCTATTCACAATCCACAATTACGTGGTGCAACGTACAGATCACCTCTTCAGAGACCACATTCCCCATACACTCAGGTGCTGGCAGGCTCTGATTATATTGAAGAGCCAGTTTCTGGTCCGATTCTCTCCAGTGCTCTTCAAAATCCAAATGTCCGCAATGCTTCTTACCGATCACATTTACGCCGTAGGAGATCCAGTGTTCCCCCTGGCTATGGTCCAACAGGATCTCCAGTTCTTTCAACAGCTTTGCAGAACCAGAATATTCGTAATGCATCATATCAAGCCCCTGGAATGGTCTCCCCTTATGCACCTGTCCCAGGCTATGGACAAGACCCAAGGAAGTCTCCAGTTCTGTCATATGCATTACACAACCCCCAAATTCAAGGTGCCACATACCAGCTATCTGATGGGGCAGTGCTTTATGGTAATCAGGTACTAAATGCAAACTCTTCCCCAGTGCTTGCTAATGCTATTGGAAATTCACAGCTTCGGAATGCTTCATATAGACTCCCTTCTGGGTCCATGATGGGCATGGACCCACGACAGCAACAGTCTTTCTCTCCAAACCTCTCAAATGCTTTGCAGAACCAAAACATAAGACGTGCCTCTTATAGACTTCCAGATGGAACAATAATGTACCCAGACTCTCATCTCCAGCAGCCTTCATCTCCAAATTTGTCTAATGCCTTACAGAATCAAAATCTTAGGAATGCAACCTATAGACTTCCAGATGGAACATTGATGTACCCAGACTCTCATCTCCAGCAGCCTTCATCTCCAAATTTGTCTAATGCCCTACAGAATCCCAATCTTAGGAATGCAACTTATAGGCTTCCAGATGGAAGCATTGTCACTGCACCAAATCAACAACGCCAAACCTCACCAAACCTATCACGTGCACTTCAGAATGATAACATTAGAAAGGCATCATACAGACTTCCAGATGGAACAATAATAATGACGGATCAGCCAATAGAACCAACATCACCAAATCTGGCCAATGCACTCCAAAACCCCAACCTTCGAAATGCAACTTACAGATTGCCAGATGGCACTTTAATAACTGCAGACTATGGGCAGTCCAAATCTACCTCACCAAATTTAGCAGGGGCACTCCAGAACCAGCAAATGAGAAGCGCCAGATACCGTTTACCCGATGGATCAGTTATACATGGACCAGGTTACCAAGATGTTAAGTCTCCTAATTTGTCAAGGGCTCTGCAGAACCAGAATATACGAAGTGCTACCTACAGATTACCTGATGGTTCCATAATAAGTGCTGATGCAAATTATAAACCTTCAAACCCTACTCTGCTCTCTGCTCTTAATAATGacaatttgaaaaatgtctcataTAGACTTCCAGATGGATCAGTCATTTCACAAGCTCTGTACAAGCCAAGCAGTCCGAACCTTTCAAATGCTTTGCAGAATGACAATCTTCGCAGGGCTAATTATCAGCTACCAGAAGGATCCTATCTGTCAGCGGATCCAAGAAGACATATTACTTCTCCGAACCTCTCACAGGCACTTCTAAATCAAAATCTTCGTCAAGCCAAATACAGATTACCTGATGGGTCAGCCCTCACTCAGGGGTTTGATGTCCCCACTTCACCGTATTTAACGGATGCTCTGAAAAATCCTAATTTAAGGAAAGCCTCTTACCAGCTACCTTCATCGATCTCCACGCATATGACATCATCTGGACAGGTGGTTATTGGGCCAGATGGCCGTTATACTGTGGTGTCACCGCAGCGAAAAGGGCCGGGTGGGCCCGAAGAGCACTGGGCTCATAATGCCAGAGAAGGGCAAACAGCAGAGGATGTATGGGCTTCAGAAAAGGTCTTGCCTCAGGACACAGTGCAGAACCTCATCAAATGGTCAATTTACCGTGATGAGAAAATGATGGAATTTCTAACCCCTCCACCCACTGGTCATAGACCAGGGGAGACAGACCTGCAGTGGGTACCAGATCGGGAAGGGGAGCCAATAGGCCGGTGGTATGACAAG aTGTATTCCATCAGGAGCTTGCCAACTGTGAGATACAGGGAGAAAAGGGCAGGTGATGGAGCTGAGGATATGACACAAATGGA AGAGCTGACTGAGGCAGCAGTGTTGATAAACCTGAAGATTCGCTTTGACCAAGTTTCTATCTAC ACTTACATTGGCAGTATTCTGGTATCGATCAATCCATACCAGCTGTTTAACATCTATGGCACAGATGTGGTTCTTCAGTACGAAGGTCATGGCTTAGGAGACAACCCACC TCATTTATTTGCCATCGCAAACATCGCCTATACGACAATGATGGACCTCAAACAAAACCAGTGCATCATAATCAG TGGGGAAAGTGGTTCTGGTAAGACAGAGGCGACCAAACTGGTTTTAAGGTACCTCACGGCTATTCACCATACGAGGAACATTACACAGCAG ATTGAG ATTCTGGAGGCAACTCCTCTGTTAGAATCCTTTGGGAACGCAAAGACGGTTCGAAACGACAACTCGAGCCGCTTTGGAAAATTTGTGGAGATCTTTATGGAGGA aGGGATAATCAGTGGTGCCATAACCTCACAGTATCTACTAGAGAAGTCCAGGATCGTTTTTCAG GCCAAAGATGAGAGAAACTACCACATCTTTTATGAGATGCTGGCTGGACTTCCTACGCACTTGAAGCGAGCCTTCTACTTACAGGAAGCTGAAACGTACTTTTACCTGAATCAG GGTGGTAACTGTGTGATCATTGGAAAAGACGATGGAGATGACTTTAGGAGGTTACAGAGTGCCATGGACATTCTCAACTTTAGTCTTGAGGACCAGGGCAGCATTTTCAGAGTGCTGTCATCCATTCTGCACCTgggaaatgtatttttctatagAGTTGAG tcaGAAGTACAGGAGACGGCTGGTGTTGTCAGCACTCAGGAGATTCGCGCAGTGGCCGATCTGCTGCAGATTTCTCCAGAGGGTCTACAGAAAGCCATCACCTTCAAAGTGACG GAGGCAATGAGAGAGAAGATATATACACCGCTCACAGTAGAAAGTGCTGTGGATGCCAG AGATGCAGTTGCCAAGATCCTTTATTCCTTGCTTTTTCATTGGCTGACGGAACGTATCAACGGACGGGTTTACCCAAGAAATGAAGCACTGTCCATATCTTTGCTGGACATATACGGGTTTGAG aGTTTGACGTTTAACAGCTTTGAGCAGCTCTGTATCAACTTTGCCAATGAAACGCTCCAATTCTTTTTtaccaaaataattttcaaacaGGAACAG GAGGAGTACATTAGAGAACAAATTAGCTGGAAGGAATTGATGTTTACCGACAACCAGGCATGCATAGACCTTATTGCTACAAAGCCACATGGGATACTTCGCATCCTTGATGACCAGAGCTGCTTTCCACAG GCCACTGACCACACTTTCCTTCAGAAGTGCCACTATCACCATGGAGAAAGCCCCCTGTATTCCAGGCCAAAAATGCCACTTCCGGAATTTACTGTGAATCACTATGCTGGTCGTGTAACTTACCAG GTACAGAAGTTCCTAGATAAGAATTACGATCAGGTCCGACAGGAAGTACTGGAACTGTTTATGCAGAGCCAGAACCGA ATGGTGTCTAATCTCTTCATAAAGCACGCTGAGATGCTGAACCAACAGAAAGGTGCGATGAACCGCAGCAGCACGATAACCCGGAGATATCAGCCATCAACTGTGGCTGCCAAGTTTCAACAATCGCTACAGGAGCTCTTAGACAAGATGGAAAG GTGCAACCCATTTTTCGTGCGATGCATAAAGCCAAATAATAACAAG GAACCTGGTATATTTGATCCCGAATTGGTTGCTACTCAACTCCGATATTCAGGAATCCTGGACACTATCCGCATCAGGAAGGAGGGCTATCCAATCAGAGTGCCTTTCCATAAATTCTTAAACAG GTACAAAGGCCTTCTGGGAATGAAGAAGCCACCACCTCCAGATGGGGACAATTGTGTGATTATGCTAATGAAGCTCAGCCCAGTCAACAAAGGGGATTATCAAGTGGGCGTGTCAAAA CTCTTTCTAAAAGAGGATGTTTATCAGTTATTGGAGAGTAAACGTGATCGCATGATGCACGTGGCTGCGCTCACCCTTCAGCGCTACGTAAGGATGTATTTGACCCGCAAAAAGTTTCTCAAGTTCCGTCAGGACATGACATACCTGCAGGCCCGCTGCCAGGGTTACCTGCTCAG ACGGCGGTTTCTGCGAATGCGTTTCCACCTGATCAAGTTCCGCTCACCGGTCAGGCTCATCACCAATCGCAGAAGATACATCAGG GACCATCTCCTCATGGCAAGAAGAGCAGAAGACGAGAGGAGAAGAATTGAACTG GAGCGAATAAGTAGGGAGGTGGTAAATGTCTCTCAGCTGGTGATTCCTGCAGAGTTGGGAGGATTGTTAAAAGCCACAGCAG CCGGTAGGGAGCGTCATTCGAATTGCTTGGCTCTCGTTCAGGCTCATAGAATACAAGCAGACCCTCAGCTTACTCTTCCATTGGACATCAACAACCATCTGATGACCAAATATATACGGACACATTTCAGG GAGCTGCAGTTCGGGATGCTGACGGCACCGTTGGAGAATTCGCTGACGCGTCTGGAAGATGATCTGAAACATGATGCTCTTGACGTGTTTATTCTG ATCTTGCGTTTCATGGGGGATCCAAACCTGAATGGTGCTCAAGAAAACCTGTTTGGAAATTACATCATTCAGAGAGGCCTCTCCACCCCACCAATCAGGGACGAGATCCTCGCACAGATAGCCAATCAGGTGTGGCGGAATGAAAACACCAGAAACGCAGAGAGAGGCTGGTTGTTGATGGCCGCCTGCTTGAGTTCCTTCGCCCCATCTGAGAAGATGGAGAAATATTTACTGAA ATTTGTGTCGGACTATGCTCTGAATGGATTTAAGGCACTGTGCCAACACAAGCTCCTTCAGGCCATGCAGAAGTCTAAACTGGTGCCCGACGCATCACGTACATACCCGCCCTCGCTGCTGGAGTGGACCGTCAACCGCAAGAAAGCATGCGTGGTGCTACAGGTCTACTGTTTTGACG GTGTGTCCTTTCTGTGTCCTGTACATTCTTGGACAAATGGAGAGAACATCGCAGGAGATGTTCTACAACACAG GGGCGTGTCTTCAGAGAGCCGGTGGGGTTGGTCCGTTCTGATGAAGGAGCCGGGGCAGTGGGTGGAGCTGGAGGGTCACGATTATGTTCTGGATCTGGTGTGTGACCTTGAGCTGCTGGCAGACTTCCCCAAACAGAAAAGCTACTTCATCATCTCTACCGAAGACCCCAACAAGGCTCGACCTAATGCGAGCAT AAGTCTGTTTGGCAGTGGATTCGATGATGAGGAAGGGCCGCTATCATATGCAAATCGGACCAGCGCCGTTGCGACCAACAGTCTACCGATTTCCGAAAGCCATTACACTCAAG ACTCAGAAGCATCCTTTGACACATCTCACAAGGGAATGGACCGGTATTTGGACAGCCTCTTTGACCCAGTTCTGTCCGATGGTGCTGGG GATTTGGATGCTTCAGTTTTGTCCGGCCGGATGAAGGGTGGAGGAGGTGTAGGTGGCGATGGAGCTCAAGAAACTGCTAGACCCCCTTTCTCAGCTGCTCTTCAACCTGGAG CGGTGAGAGTTCTCCCACCCATGCCAGTCACTCCAGTCATGCCCGGGTCCGTGGCTCCGCCCCCTGTTCAAG ACCAACAGCAAGCTGTCCTGGCCCAACAACAGCAAACTATCATCAACCAGCAAGCTGTTATAATG GCTCAACAGATGACCATGCAGGCCATGACTATGGTGACCACCCCGGTCTCCAGTCCTCCAATGTCCCCTTTCACAAGCCCCCCAACCAGCCCTCCACCCACTCCCTACAGCACCCTGCCGCCCAGCCCCTACCCCGCCATCCCACCCAGCCCTTACGCAAACTTCCCCCCGAGTCCTTATGCGGACCTTCCTCTGTCTGCATACACGAGTCCCCCGATGAGCCCGTACCCTGTCGTCGCCTCCACCACTGTCAACACCACCCCTGGTGACTCACAGGGACAGCGTGACACCCCTCAGAAGAGCAGCGCTCAAACCACCCAGTCTCAGAAGAATACGGCTACATCATCAAACGGGTCTTTGGGGAAGAAACAAGCTCCTGCTGCACCAATTAAACTCGACAACAGGCCTGCCAAAAAACATG CTCCTGTTGCGCTCACAGGGCCCATGCGTACTGCCCCTGCTCCTGCCACAGAGGTGGTCAAATACTCCGTCTCAAACTCTGAGCACATCGTTCCCAGCCACAACATCAAAGACATCATCAAGCAATATCAAACACCATTCCCAGAACCCGTGCCAGAGAAACCcag GAGAGATGGTAAAGCATTTGCGAAGAAGTTGAACCCGCATGATGAAGCCATCCACATCCTGAAAACACAGATCGACAATCCATCCCCTCCACAG AGAAAAGCTTCCATCCCAGCTGCTCCAGTGCCCAGAGATGGAGGTCTCCGACCGAGCAAAAGTACCAAGAAGAAAGCCCCCGAGCCTCCACTCCCCTTACCACCACCCG tGTCCAGAGATCTTCCAGTGGAATCAGAAAGCATTCAAACACAACTTCACAGGAGCAGCAGTGAGGAGCATTACACCTACACAAATGTTCCCTGGAGGATGTACCTCAGGAAAGAG GTGTTTTATCCAAAGGACACTTGGAATCATCCTGTGGTGCTGGACCTCATATTTAAACAG ATTGTTAATGACACATTTACAGAAGCCTGTGTTCGCATTACCAAAGACGAGAGACAGAAGATGAAATCTTTGTTAG cGCAATACAACATAGAGCCGAACATAGATGTTCAAGATGAGAGTGTGAAGAAGACTGTGATATCAGCTGCCAGGGAATCATGGGAGATTTATTTCTCTCGCCTTTTCCCCGCCTCA GGCAGTGTGGGTACAGGAGTGCAGGTGTTGGCTGTGTCTCATTCTGGTATCAAGCTTTTGAAGACAGTGAAGAGCAGCACTGTAGCTCCAGATTACTTCAGAGTCCTCCGACTGTACAG CTACACAGACATCTTGTTTGTGACCATCCCATCTCAGAACATGCTGGAGTTTAATCTAATGAATGAAAAGCTGATTCTCTTCTCTGCCAAAGCGCCTCAGATCAAACTAATGATCGATCTTTTCATCTCTCATCTTAAGAAG GATTCAGAGTACGTAGTAGCAGAAAGGAACTTCATCACAGATGACCGAGCTCTGCTCAGCTTTCATAAAGGAGACATCATTCGTCTGCAGGCAATGGATGGATTGGAGGaag GTCAGAGGTATGGATGTGTGGTGAAAAAGAAGGTCATCTACCTGGAGGAGCTAAAGAGAGACACACCAGATTTTG gCTGGAGGTTTGGTGCGGTGCAGGGTCGCAGTGGAGCGTTCCCTATGGATTGTGTGCTTCCTGTAGCTGCTCCTGATTTTTTAAACCTGCCTGCAGAGAGGAGAGACGAGCCGAGAGACAGACAGGGCCGGGTGGCGGCGTCAGGAGCCGTCGCTCTCGCTGTGGGATCCATCGCTGCCGCACATGAGCTAGACCCATCGCTAGAG TTGGATTCTGATGGATTTGGAGATTTTGGTAGCTCTGACGTTGAGGGAAACATTCTTCTGGACAGCCAGTACAACATGGTGGAGTTCGCCAGGAAATATTTCAGAACGTCGAACGGAAGCAAGAG TGACTCATTTAGAGATAAGTCCACCAAAAGCAAAGCAACCAAAGACCCTGCAGAGATGGTGAAATTCAGCAaa CACCCTATCGTAGAGTCTCTCGTAGACTTCACAGATCCCAACATGAACCGCGTCGCATCTGATATTTTCCTAG cCATAATGAAGTTCATGGGAGATCATCCACTCAGAGGCCAGTCGGAGCAGTTTGTGGTTTGCACCATCCTAAAG ttgACTGGGGAATTTGGACTGATGAAGGATGAGGCGTTTTGTCAAGTCCTCAAACAAATCACAGCTAATACCAGTTCCAAACC GGACAGCTGTCAAAAAGGCTGGCGTTTGCTTTACATTCTGACAGCATTTTATCGCTGTTCTGAAGTACTGAAACCGTTCCTACTCAAATTTCTACGAGACGTCTGCAAAAGTCCAGAAGTGCTTTTTCATG GGATTGCTAAAGCTTGTGAGCAGAACCTGAGAAAGACCTTTCAGTTTGGTGGCAGGAGTGTTTACCCCAGTAACATGGAGCTCAAAGCCGTAATG GCTGGCCGGAGCTCAAAGCGACAGCTCTTCCTGTTTCCTGGAGGAACTGAAAGACATCTAAAGATTAAAACCTGCACT GTAGCGCTTGATGTGATAGAAGAGCTGTGTTACGAGATGGTGTTGCAAAGGATCGAAGCCATGGACGAATACACCATTTTCGTAGTCACCAATAGAG GTCAGAACGTGCGGCCGCTGAATAAGAGGGAGTACATCCTGGATATTGCGACGGAGGCGGAGCAAATAGACAGCAACTACAGCTTCTGGTTCAGACGGGTGATCTGGGCCCAGCCGCTCAAGTTTGACAATGAGCTTTGCGTCACCATGCACTTTAACCAG GTGCTGCCAGACTACCTGAAGAGTCTGTTGAATGTCGTGCCTCAGGGAAAGATCAGCGACCAGCAGTTTCATCAGTATGCCAAACTCGCTGCTCTTCAGCACAGAGCCAAAGAAAGTCTCTACACACCTACTAT TCATGAGATTTCAGAGTACATCTCTGTTGAGATCTTTGGCAGACAAGGACCCCAGCAATGGATGCAAATGGTTGCCCAACATGTTCAGGCGGTCCAAAGCCTGAACCCTCACCAGGCCAGATCTCAGTTTCTGG GGTTGGTGTGTGCGTTTCCCATGTTCGGGTCGTCCTTCTTTTACATCCAGAGCAGCAGCAATAGCGTCATCTCTGCACCTT ATCtagctgtcaatcaaaatggACTGCACTTCTTACACAAAGACACTCAC GAAGTTCGGGTGAAGTTCCCGTTAAGGGTGATTCAGTCGGCTCAAACACAGAGGCCCAGCACTGGATCCAGTTATCCTTATGTTGACATCCTGATCGGGGACTTAGCCAACCACAGAGTCACACAGTTACAACTAGAACAG GGTCTGGAGCTGTGTCGGGTGATTGCCATGCACATTGAAAACATGCTCTCGGTCCGTGAGAAGAGGCTAACGCTGCCACCCAGCGAAATTACCATGctgtga